The DNA segment CTGGAGCTCAACAGGTACTTGGAGGTGAACCCGCGGATCTGTCACAGCCAGTGCTCCCCTCTGGCCCCCGcgccccaacccccacccccttgGCCCGCCCGCCCACCCCTGGCGCTCTCAACTCACCAGCCCGGGCCACGCTGCGCCCGTTGGCGTTCATAAGCCGCCGTGGCCGGAGCAGGACCAGTTGGGCATCCCCCAGCGGGGCCAGGGCGAGGTCGGCGGCACAGTGCCGGTCGCGCGTCCAACTCTCCGCCACACCCAGCCGCCGCGCCAGCTGCCCCAGCACCGCCATGCCCACGCTGTGTCGCGTGCCGGGCAGTCCGGGATTCCCCAGGCCAGCCACCTGCGGGCGGCaccagggaaactgaggcccaacaACTCTCGCCACCCCCGATCTCACAGCGTCCCGTGGGCCCCAACGCAGAGGAGCGGAAACGCAGAGCAACGCTGCAGTGGGGAAGGGGCGCGAAGAAGGGGCCCAGAAACCCGACCCCTGAGAACTCCAGAAGGCTGGGCAGGCAGGGCGCCCTAGTGCAGGAACGGAGCTTCAAGAAGTTTGGAGCCCGTCGAGCACTGAACTCACCAGTTAAGAAAACAGAGCAGCAATTTGGGGGCACTCGGCTCCCGGGACATAATGGCCGAACTGAAGCTAGGGACCGGGAGCCCCTACGTCGCCGCCCCACGCCACTCACCATCCACCGCTTCCCCGGGGGGCGAGGCTCCAAAACACATCGGCTCATGGCTCTACTCAGCCGCTGTCCGGCGCCCAAAAAGCCGCCCGGCCTCATGCTGCCCCCATTCACTCCGACACCGCCCCCTGACGTCATCACCCCGCAGCAGCCAATCGTGTTGCCAACTGTTTGGCGTCCACCGCCAACGTCCAATCCGGGCCGGGCTACGTGGCCGCCATGCTTCTGAGGGGCGGAAGCGGCGAGGCGGTGGCCGAGTCCGGGAACCCAGGCGCCTTCAGTAGCGCGGCGTCACAGTGTCCCTTCGGGACTTGTGTGGGACGCTCGGAGCTCTTGCTTGACCTTCGGTTGGGAGGCCTTGTTATGCCCCCCGCTATGGCCCTGACTTGCGGCGAAAATCTGGCAAGTCCTTTCCCCGCTGTAGGCCTCAACCTCTCCAGCTAATAAAAGTTTTCTACCTCCCTCCGGCTCAAAAAGCTTGGTTCCCGGGGGCGTGGCCAGAGGGGTGGGGCCTGTGGGCGTCCTGGTGATGGTGCCTAGCAACGTCAGGGCCAGGGCCGCGAGGTAGTTGGCAGAGGCCTCGGGGTCCTCCTGGAAGGGGCCTCATGACAGATTCGGACGAGGTGCGGGCTTGGGAGAAGACTAACGCAAAGGCAGAGGGCCAGGCAGAGAGACCGAGGCTGGGTTCGCAGGAAAGGGTGAAGGCCGGGAGAGGCAGGGGCAGCAGTCCGACTCAGGGAAGGCCCTGGCCGCCATGCCAAGAACCAGGCATGTGAAAGATCCTTGTAAGGCTCGGCGGCTGCTTGGACAGAGGTCTCTGGCTTGGGTAGCTGGTGGGGAAGGTGACCTCACCAAAATGGGAGAACCTGGGGCAGAAGTCAGGTGAGGTGCTCAGTGTGGCCTGCTGGAGTGAGGGTCCTGAAGGTTACCCAAGGGACTGTAGGACCCCCAAGGCCTGAGACTTGGGACCAGGCCTGAGCTGGAGACATCAAAGCTTGGGGTGTCAGTAGCCGGAAGTGGGAGCTGGGAAGGCCCTGGGGGAGAACAGACGGTGTTGTAAGCATGAGGACCCTGATCCCTGACCTTGACcacaggagagggagaagggcagGACTGCAGAGGGACAGGTTGGAGCGTCCCTAAGGGGAATGGGGCTGGGAGCGCCACCGGAACCCCGAGTGGGAGTGCCTCCTTCCAGGCCTCATTTccgcctctcctccctccctgcagaaTGCTGGGGAGTGTGTCAGTGGGTGGGGGTCGTCTCGGGGGCCTGCTCCAGCTTGCTGTCCTTCGGTTCTAGGATGCCCTGAAGGTTGACCAGGGCCCCTCACGGGACATCCCAAAGCCATGGGTGATTCCAGCCCCCAAAGGGATCCTGCAGCACATCTTTGGGACCAGCCACGTGTTCCAAAGCATCTGTGATGTAAAACCAAAGGTCACAGGGTTAACAGTGCCCCTCAAAGTCAGGGAATAGTGAGTGACTACCTTGCTTTGGGGTCCCAGGTTCCTGCCCGACACAGCCATTCACATGCTGTGCAGCTTTGAGCCACTTACTCTCTTCAGGCCTCAGTGAACTCAACTGTCTAATGGGGCTCTTCCACCTCAGTGGGAACGAGGCTGATGGCCTGGCTGGACTCCAGGAACACCAGCCTGCCCTCCCTGGGCTTCTGTCTActcctcctgcctctccaccCAGCTCCCTTGCTTCCCacaacccccaccccagccctatGCCCTGGGCTGGTCCACAGTCAGGGCCACCCCTCTGCCTGTCCCCACTTTCCccacagctactccagaggccagCAGTGCTTGGAGCAGGCAGACTGGGAGACAGCTGTGCTGCTCTTCTCCCGCGCACTCCACCTGGACCCACAGCTGGTGAGAGGCAGACCTGGGTGGGCACAGGCAGTTGCTGGAAcatgcttcctccctccctgtcgCACCTGCCAGATCCCTCCTCTCAGGGCCACCAAGTCCCTGATGGGAATTGGATGTCAACTCTCAGGGGGGTGGAGACTTTCCCCTACCCTCCAGGGGCAGATGGTGGGGAGGATCTAGCAGCCTGGGTCCCCTCACCCTCAGGTGGACTTCTATGCCTTACGGGCTGAGGCCTACCTCCAGCTCTGTGACTTCTCCTCGGCCGCCCAGAACCTGCGAAGGGCCTACTCATTACAGCAGGACAACTGCAAGCACCTGGAGCGCCTCACCTTTGTGCTCTACCTACAGGTGCCTGGGGCCTCCCGGGCCCATGCAGGGCACCCACCTCACACTTCTCAGGGGCTCTCCTGGCTCCTGGGCCCAGCTCTGTCTCCTTAGATTCCTCCTTGTCCCTGTGTCTGGGTCCCCCCCGCTGCCCCTCTCACCTCCAAGGCTGGTTTACTGCCAGGGTTGAGTCAAGTTTGGCAGCATTTTCCATTTGGGCTTTCTGCCATAATGACAGTGTCCAATATGCTAGCcaccagccacgtggaactgttgagcccttgaaatgtggcaAGTGTGACTAAAGAACtgaattttatatcttatttttattttattttattattattattatttttgagacagtcttgctctgtcacccaggctgcagtgcagtggcacgatctcggctcactgcaacctctgtctcttggattcaagcaattctcctgcctcagcctcctgagtagctgggactacaggcacacgccaccacgcctggctaattttttgtattttagtagagacagggttttactttgttgcccaggctggtcttgaactcctgggctcaggcaatccacccacctcggcctcccaacgtgctaggattacagatgtgagccactgcgcccggcctcttatttttattttaattaatttaaatgtgtaTAGCCACACAAAGCTAGTGGCTATTGTCTTGGACAGAACGGCACAGATCTAGAGTCCAGAGGCTCTAAGCACTAAAAAGGTCACAGTGACCCCTAAGtgtatttcaaaggaaaaacaatattAAACTATAAAACACCAACGAAGTGttgcttttttccattttgataaccttgatgtcttttttttttttctgagatggagtcttgctctgtcaccgaggctggagcgcaatggcgcaatctcagctcacaacctccacctcccgggttcaaatgattcttgtgcctcagcctcccaagtagctaggattacagatgtgcatcaacatgcctggctaatttttgtacttttaatagagatgggtttttgccatgttggccaggccggtctccaactcctgacctcaagtaatcctcccgcctcggcctcccaaagtgctgggattacaggtgtgagctactgcgcctgggcttgatgtcttttctttatgtcaaaaaatattcagttcttggccgggcacggtggctcacgcctgtaatcccagcactttgggaggccgagttgggcggatcatgaggtcaggagtttgagaccagcctggccaacatggtgaaacctcatctctactaaaaatacaaaaactagctaggcatggtggcacgtgcctgtaatcccagctacttgggaggctgaggcaggagaacctcttgaaaccagaaagcagaggttgcagtgagccaagatcgtgccactgtactccagcctgggtgacagaacaagatgctgtctcaaaaaaaaaaaaaaattctgttcttaaaaagaaacatttggggCCCTCAGACCATGTGTGAATCTGTCTGTTGGGGGCCCATGTCCTGCACTGCCACTTCCTGTGTACCCTTgtgcaagtcacttcacctctctgagcctcagttcctttaTCCATAAGAGAAGCATGCTAGTGCCAGTGAGAAAACAAGTTCAAGTTCTTAGCACAGGGCTCAGCACCCAGGGCCCAGGTCCAGGCTACAGCCTGTTTGTGTTAGTTCTGCTGATCTCTTCTGCCAtctgagtgttttgttttgtttttgagatggagtctcactctgtcacccaggctggagggctgtggcacgatctcggctcactgtaacctctgcctcccaggtccaagccattctcttgcctcagcctcctgagtagctgggattacaggcatgcactaacacacctagctgatttttgtatttttagtagagatggggtttcaccatgttggccaggctggcctcaaactcctggcctcaagtgatccacctgcctgggcctcccaaagtgctggaatgggataacaggtgtgagcaaccatgtcTGGCTCAGCTATCTGAGTTTTCTACATTTCTCTTTGTTC comes from the Homo sapiens chromosome 9, GRCh38.p14 Primary Assembly genome and includes:
- the PTRH1 gene encoding peptidyl-tRNA hydrolase isoform 4 (isoform 4 is encoded by transcript variant 4) — its product is MRPGGFLGAGQRLSRAMSRCVLEPRPPGKRWMVAGLGNPGLPGTRHSVGMAVLGQLARRLGVAESWTRDRHCAADLALAPLGDAQLVLLRPRRLMNANGRSVARAGATMESVPALAASTPMQCQGCGWVSGARRTLRRFRPMCWAASPLLSRSCCLCCWIEPPT
- the PTRH1 gene encoding peptidyl-tRNA hydrolase isoform X2, with amino-acid sequence MCFGASPPGEAVDGGWPGESRTARHATQRGHGGAGAAGAAAGCGGELDARPALCRRPRPGPAGGCPTGPAPATAAYERQRAQRGPGWGHNGVRSCISCLNSNAWLGLIVNSSSIIIITIIIIIIIIIIIIING
- the PTRH1 gene encoding peptidyl-tRNA hydrolase isoform X1 — translated: MRPGGFLGAGQRLSRAMSRCVLEPRPPGKRWMVAGLGNPGLPGTRHSVGMAVLGQLARRLGVAESWTRDRHCAADLALAPLGDAQLVLLRPRRLMNANGRSVARAAELFGLTAEEVYLVHDELDKPLGRLALKLGGSARGHNGVRSCISCLNSNAWLGLIVNSSSIIIITIIIIIIIIIIIIING
- the PTRH1 gene encoding peptidyl-tRNA hydrolase isoform 5 (isoform 5 is encoded by transcript variant 5), whose translation is MRPGGFLGAGQRLSRAMSRCVLEPRPPGKRWMVAGLGNPGLPGTRHSVGMAVLGQLARRLGVAESWTRDRHCAADLALAPLGDAQLVLLRPRRLMNANGRSVARAGNAKAAGGYRAPGAP
- the PTRH1 gene encoding peptidyl-tRNA hydrolase isoform 3 (isoform 3 is encoded by transcript variant 3) → MRPGGFLGAGQRLSRAMSRCVLEPRPPGKRWMVAGLGNPGLPGTRHSVGMAVLGQLARRLGVAESWTRDRHCAADLALAPLGDAQLVLLRPRRLMNANGRSVARAAELFGLTAEEVYLVHDELDKPLGRLALKLGGSARQCQGCGWVSGARRTLRRFRPMCWAASPLLSRSCCLCCWIEPPT
- the PTRH1 gene encoding peptidyl-tRNA hydrolase isoform 2 (isoform 2 is encoded by transcript variant 2), which produces MRPGGFLGAGQRLSRAMSRCVLEPRPPGKRWMVAGLGNPGLPGTRHSVGMAVLGQLARRLGVAESWTRDRHCAADLALAPLGDAQLVLLRPRRLMNANGRSVARAAELFGLTAEEVYLVHDELDKPLGRLALKLGGSARGHNGVRSCISCLNSNELLPLLLDRATDLILDHIRERSQGPSLGP